In Clostridium sp., one DNA window encodes the following:
- a CDS encoding helix-turn-helix transcriptional regulator, protein MYIDTALTPQEVADILKISKSTVYELIKRKEINSYRVGKKVRVDLKDVEAYKNKTKNTVTDAAVPEPVSYNTEPRNKVPFEKYSFVICGQDPILDILCRYLSCYKDGIRVLRSYEGSYNGIYALYCDKVQVATAHMWDERTGEYNVPYIEKMLPGTPAIVIRLAARMEGFYVATGNPKNIKDWEDLKRSDITLVNREKGSGTRILLDEHLRSMGIDGSKIEGYYRECVSHLAVASVVARGGADFGIGNEKACSQVKGIEFIPIQEEKYDMIVKKRDLNKPSIKAIMNILESEQFQMEIMGIGGYDISEMGKIIAET, encoded by the coding sequence ATGTATATAGATACAGCTCTCACTCCCCAGGAAGTAGCTGATATACTGAAAATTTCCAAAAGTACGGTATATGAATTAATAAAGCGAAAAGAAATAAATTCCTATAGAGTGGGCAAAAAAGTACGTGTGGATTTGAAAGATGTTGAGGCATATAAGAATAAAACTAAAAATACCGTCACTGATGCAGCAGTACCTGAACCTGTATCATATAATACGGAACCTCGAAATAAGGTGCCTTTTGAAAAGTATAGTTTTGTTATATGTGGGCAGGACCCTATTTTGGACATACTTTGCAGATATCTGTCCTGTTATAAAGATGGAATACGTGTACTGAGATCCTATGAAGGAAGCTATAATGGGATATATGCACTTTATTGTGATAAAGTACAGGTAGCAACAGCCCATATGTGGGATGAGAGGACAGGAGAATATAATGTGCCCTATATAGAAAAAATGCTTCCTGGTACTCCTGCAATAGTAATAAGACTTGCTGCAAGAATGGAAGGATTTTATGTAGCCACGGGTAATCCAAAAAATATAAAAGATTGGGAAGATCTTAAAAGATCAGACATTACATTGGTAAATAGGGAAAAGGGAAGTGGAACAAGAATACTTCTTGATGAGCATCTTCGCAGTATGGGAATCGATGGAAGCAAAATAGAGGGCTATTATAGAGAATGTGTTTCACATCTTGCGGTAGCAAGTGTAGTTGCCAGAGGTGGTGCGGATTTTGGAATTGGAAATGAAAAAGCATGTTCTCAGGTTAAAGGCATAGAGTTTATACCGATACAAGAAGAAAAATATGATATGATCGTGAAAAAAAGGGATTTAAATAAACCATCCATCAAAGCCATCATGAACATATTGGAATCTGAGCAATTTCAAATGGAAATCATGGGTATAGGCGGATATGATATTAGCGAGATGGGAAAAATTATAGCCGAAACATAA
- a CDS encoding pyridoxamine 5'-phosphate oxidase family protein produces the protein MERIRYIQRVCHDEEKIHRFLDEQKVGILGMCDKNSPYAIPVNYIYWNKKIYIHGMGSGKKNSILEANSKVSFTIFEEFGTVKDPIPCKCDTSYFSVVIFGKAILVEDLDEKTKALTKFLDKFVPGFFNSPLSTKFVNKYRSSLDNMAVTVYCIYPDDLTAKENPANNIY, from the coding sequence ATGGAAAGAATAAGATATATCCAGAGAGTCTGTCATGACGAGGAAAAAATCCACAGATTTTTGGATGAACAAAAGGTTGGAATACTTGGTATGTGTGACAAAAACAGTCCCTATGCCATACCCGTAAATTATATATATTGGAATAAAAAAATTTATATACATGGTATGGGAAGCGGTAAAAAAAATAGTATACTTGAAGCAAATTCCAAAGTCTCCTTTACAATCTTTGAGGAATTTGGAACAGTGAAGGATCCTATACCCTGTAAATGTGATACTTCATATTTTAGTGTTGTTATTTTTGGAAAAGCTATTCTTGTAGAAGACCTTGATGAAAAGACAAAAGCTCTTACAAAATTTCTGGATAAATTTGTTCCGGGATTTTTTAATAGTCCCCTTTCTACAAAATTTGTGAATAAATATCGTTCGTCACTGGACAATATGGCCGTTACTGTATATTGCATTTATCCTGATGATCTAACTGCTAAAGAAAACCCGGCAAACAACATTTATTAA
- the anfK gene encoding Fe-only nitrogenase subunit beta produces the protein MSCSVKQKEREGIINPIFTCQPAGAQYASIGIKDCIGLVHGGQGCCMFVRLIFSQHFKESFELASSSLHEDAAIFGGLGRVEQGVDVLLMRYPDLKVIPIITTCSTEVIGDDIDGAITKLNKGLLKEKYAGREVHLVPIHTPSFKGSMVSGYDITVEAFVKAFAKKDKPNGKINLITGWVNPGDVKELKHILKEMDIDATVLFEIEKFDAPLLPKEHAAPHGETTIEDLTDTANAVGTIALNKYEGGKAAEYLENEFDVPAVIGPTPIGIRNTDIFLKRLSKMTGKPIPKSLAYERGVAVDALTDLTHMFFADKKVAIFGNPDLVIGLAEFCIDLEMKPVLLLLGDDNQGYVKDPRIKELQEKVSFDMEVVLNADLFELEDRIKKGLELDLIMGHSKGRFVAMDNNIPMVRVGFPVFDRAGYYRHPTVGYNGAIWLAEEMANVMFNDMEYKRNKEWLLAMW, from the coding sequence ATGTCTTGCAGTGTAAAACAAAAAGAACGTGAAGGTATTATAAACCCTATATTTACGTGCCAGCCTGCCGGTGCACAGTATGCCAGCATAGGCATAAAAGATTGTATTGGACTGGTTCATGGAGGGCAAGGATGTTGTATGTTTGTAAGGTTGATATTTTCACAACATTTCAAGGAGAGCTTTGAACTTGCATCCTCGTCATTGCATGAAGATGCAGCCATATTTGGAGGATTGGGCCGTGTTGAACAGGGAGTGGATGTACTTTTGATGAGGTATCCTGACCTGAAGGTAATACCAATAATTACAACCTGTTCTACAGAAGTTATAGGTGATGATATAGATGGTGCCATAACAAAATTGAATAAAGGACTTTTAAAGGAGAAATATGCCGGCAGGGAAGTCCATCTTGTTCCAATTCACACACCAAGTTTCAAAGGAAGCATGGTCAGCGGATATGATATAACGGTGGAAGCATTTGTAAAGGCATTTGCAAAGAAAGACAAACCTAATGGAAAGATAAATCTTATTACAGGATGGGTGAATCCAGGTGATGTAAAAGAATTAAAGCATATTTTAAAGGAAATGGATATAGATGCTACAGTCCTGTTTGAAATTGAAAAATTTGATGCACCGCTGCTGCCTAAAGAACATGCAGCTCCTCATGGAGAAACTACAATAGAGGATCTCACTGATACTGCAAATGCTGTAGGGACGATTGCCCTTAATAAATATGAAGGTGGAAAGGCTGCAGAATATCTTGAAAATGAATTTGACGTACCTGCTGTCATAGGACCAACTCCTATTGGAATACGCAATACTGACATATTTCTGAAAAGACTGAGCAAAATGACGGGAAAGCCAATTCCGAAGTCACTGGCCTATGAACGTGGAGTCGCAGTTGATGCATTGACAGACCTTACACATATGTTCTTTGCAGATAAAAAGGTTGCTATTTTCGGAAATCCCGATCTTGTAATTGGACTTGCAGAATTTTGTATAGATCTTGAAATGAAACCTGTACTGCTTCTTCTGGGGGATGATAATCAAGGTTATGTAAAAGATCCTCGTATAAAAGAACTTCAGGAAAAAGTCAGCTTTGACATGGAGGTAGTTTTAAATGCAGATCTATTCGAACTTGAAGATAGAATCAAGAAAGGACTTGAACTTGATCTTATAATGGGTCACTCAAAAGGCAGATTCGTGGCTATGGATAATAATATACCTATGGTACGAGTTGGATTCCCTGTTTTCGATAGAGCGGGATATTACAGACATCCGACAGTTGGATATAATGGCGCAATATGGCTGGCAGAAGAAATGGCAAACGTGATGTTCAATGATATGGAATATAAGCGTAATAAAGAGTGGCTGCTTGCCATGTGGTAA
- a CDS encoding type 1 glutamine amidotransferase, with protein sequence MKIHYLQHVPFEGPANIVNWAYKRGHKLTGTHFYNYETVPDMSQFDCLIIMGGPMNIYEEKKYPWLKYEKKFIKEAIDNHKTVLGICLGAQLITDVLGGKVTKNPEGEIGWLPVNFNIKGINSSLFKSFPEMLYVFQWHNDTFSALGNGARCIAYSKACKNQAFIYRDRVIGFQFHMESTKDSIFSLMENCKDEMKEGSYVQTPQEIEAKMDNLKAANEIMNDFLDKLESIILKGDNYIWKE encoded by the coding sequence ATGAAAATTCACTATTTACAGCATGTGCCTTTTGAGGGCCCAGCAAATATTGTAAACTGGGCATATAAAAGAGGACATAAACTTACTGGTACCCATTTCTACAATTATGAAACTGTCCCTGATATGAGTCAATTTGATTGTCTTATTATCATGGGTGGACCTATGAATATTTATGAAGAAAAAAAATATCCGTGGCTGAAATATGAGAAAAAATTTATTAAAGAGGCTATTGATAATCATAAGACTGTATTGGGTATATGTCTTGGTGCACAACTTATTACTGATGTTCTCGGTGGTAAAGTAACTAAAAATCCGGAAGGAGAAATTGGATGGCTGCCTGTCAATTTCAACATAAAAGGAATCAATTCATCTCTTTTTAAGAGTTTTCCTGAAATGTTGTATGTTTTCCAGTGGCATAATGATACGTTCAGTGCACTGGGAAATGGTGCCAGATGCATTGCATATAGTAAAGCCTGTAAAAATCAAGCTTTTATATATAGAGACAGAGTAATAGGTTTTCAGTTCCATATGGAAAGTACAAAAGACAGTATTTTTTCACTTATGGAGAATTGCAAGGATGAGATGAAAGAAGGCTCCTATGTACAGACTCCTCAAGAGATAGAAGCAAAAATGGACAATTTGAAGGCAGCGAATGAAATTATGAATGATTTTTTAGATAAGCTTGAATCCATTATTTTGAAAGGAGACAATTATATATGGAAAGAATAA